A stretch of Onychomys torridus chromosome 2, mOncTor1.1, whole genome shotgun sequence DNA encodes these proteins:
- the Tspan1 gene encoding tetraspanin-1 isoform X1 → MQCFKFIKVMMFLFNLIIFLCGAALLAVGIWVSVDGTSFLKIFGPLSSSAMQFVNVGYFLIAAGAVLFVLGFLGCYGAHSESKCALMMFFVILLILFIAELAAAVVALVYTTMAEQFLTLLVVPAIKKDYGSQTEFTQVWNSTMDGLKCCGFNNYTDFNGSHFVEENKVFPSYCCGKPSNSTEGPCTEEKARETHVQGCFKQLLHDIRTNAVTVGGVAVGIAALELAAMIVSMYLYCNLK, encoded by the exons CTGTGTGGTGCGGCCCTGTTGGCTGTGGGAATCTGGGTGTCCGTCGATGGGACATCCTTCCTGAAGATCTTTGGGCCACTGTCATCAAGTGCCATGCAGTTCGTCAACGTGGGCTACTTCCTCATCGCGGCTGGTGCTGTCCTCTTTGTCCTTGGTTTCCTGGGCTGCTACGGTGCTCACTCTGAGAGCAAGTGTGCGCTCATGATG TTCTTTgtcatcctcctcatcctcttcatcGCTGAGCttgcagcagctgtggttgctttGGTGTATACCACAATG GCAGAACAATTCCTGACCTTGCTGGTGGTGCCTGCCATCAAGAAAGACTATGGTTCCCAGACTGAATTCACCCAAGTGTGGAACTCTACCATGGACGGG CTGAAGTGCTGTGGTTTCAACAACTATACAGATTTTAACGGCTCACATTTCGTCGAAGAGAATAAGGTCTTTCCTTCTTACTGTTGTGGCAAGCCGAGCAATAGCACCGAGGGGCCGTGTACCGAGGAGAAGGCCAGAGAAACACACGTACAG ggtTGTTTCAAACAGCTTCTGCATGACATCAGAACCAATGCggtcactgtgggtggtgtgGCAGTTGGAATTGCGGCCCTGGAG CTGGCTGCCATGATTGTATCCATGTATCTGTACTGCAATCTGAAATAA
- the Tspan1 gene encoding tetraspanin-1 isoform X2 encodes MQCFKFIKVMMFLFNLIIFLCGAALLAVGIWVSVDGTSFLKIFGPLSSSAMQFVNVGYFLIAAGAVLFVLGFLGCYGAHSESKCALMMFFVILLILFIAELAAAVVALVYTTMAEQFLTLLVVPAIKKDYGSQTEFTQVWNSTMDGLKCCGFNNYTDFNGSHFVEENKVFPSYCCGKPSNSTEGPCTEEKARETHVQLAAMIVSMYLYCNLK; translated from the exons CTGTGTGGTGCGGCCCTGTTGGCTGTGGGAATCTGGGTGTCCGTCGATGGGACATCCTTCCTGAAGATCTTTGGGCCACTGTCATCAAGTGCCATGCAGTTCGTCAACGTGGGCTACTTCCTCATCGCGGCTGGTGCTGTCCTCTTTGTCCTTGGTTTCCTGGGCTGCTACGGTGCTCACTCTGAGAGCAAGTGTGCGCTCATGATG TTCTTTgtcatcctcctcatcctcttcatcGCTGAGCttgcagcagctgtggttgctttGGTGTATACCACAATG GCAGAACAATTCCTGACCTTGCTGGTGGTGCCTGCCATCAAGAAAGACTATGGTTCCCAGACTGAATTCACCCAAGTGTGGAACTCTACCATGGACGGG CTGAAGTGCTGTGGTTTCAACAACTATACAGATTTTAACGGCTCACATTTCGTCGAAGAGAATAAGGTCTTTCCTTCTTACTGTTGTGGCAAGCCGAGCAATAGCACCGAGGGGCCGTGTACCGAGGAGAAGGCCAGAGAAACACACGTACAG CTGGCTGCCATGATTGTATCCATGTATCTGTACTGCAATCTGAAATAA